GCACCTGCCACACATACAGATATTCCGTATCTAAGGCACTCGGATAAAAAGTCCAGCATTTCGTCTGTTGCCGTTCCTCCGTCTACAAAATCCTGCTTTACCATGCTTTGCGGATTAACAATACGGATAGAAGCAGAAACACCCACATCCTCATCTACAAGTGGTGTTTTAAGTACCGCAATTCGGATATTTTTGCTCAGATGTCCTAGAATTGCGGGGCTTGCATTATCCAGCACCATGCCTGACACATGAAGCATTCTTCTAATAACATTAACAGCATGCTCCGGAGAGTCAAAATGCTCCTCCAGCTTAACAGTGCTTCCATTTGAATATTGGATTTCTATGTCGTTCCAAGCATTTATATCTACTTCTTCTATACCTGTTCCAAATATGTACTTTGTAAGGAAGCTGAACTCTGCCATCTCAGTATACAGACTGTCTATCAGCTGCTGATCACTCATACCCTTTACAGCAATACGATAATCCTGAAGGTATTTTGCAATATACCTTTTTATCTGATCCTTGACCTCATCTTTTCCTCCTTCAATAATAAGAGTAGAATATTTAGATGAGATGTATTCCTGTACCTCCTGCAAAACTTCACTGAAATCTCTGAAGCAATCCTTTGATCCAAAGAACAGTTTTTGATTATCAGCTATATATTGGGTTAGCACTCTCTGGTCTGCTTGAGATACTGACGCATCTTTAATGGAGGTAAAGTCTTCTGTATAGCCGGCCAAGCGAACTGAATTGTTTTTTGGGGAATGAACACGAGGATTCTTTTGCCTTTTGCTTTTCATACTCCAAACACCTCCTTGCTTATTTTTCTTATTTCTCTGCGGAAACCTCGGCTGTCCTTCAGTACTAGCTCCTGAAACAAATCACCTTCCAGAAAATGATTTTCGAGCTCATCGGAGTGCGGTATTTTAAACACTGTATTCCCCAGCACACTTTCAATACTTTCACCGGCTTCACCATTCTTTATATTACTGGCTGTCTTGTACTGCTTTTCAGCATTCCAGCTATTATCGTTCAAAAGCGGAAGCTGTGAGGACAAATAGCTGACCGATTTAAGATCACAGTTTACAAGTCTTAGCACAGAATCGGCCTCCATTAATGAAACTGCTGATAGGATATCTGTTGCAATTGTACTGCTACAGTCAATTATTACATAGGGAACAATTCTTCTTACGCATTCAATCAGCTCCTTGGCCAGTTCCCCATTATAAGGCGGGTATGTAAACACATTTTCACCTTTTAACATACCAATCATTGTCAGGTATTTTTCCTTTCTATGTGTTATGCAGTTTTGTTTTATAAGGGTATCTGTTATACGTGCAGCCGCCAGAATACTTCCCAGAGATTTTTCACATTCCAGATCAGTTGGCGGACAAATACAGGGCAGCATAGGTGCTGTCATATCACATAGGAGCAAAGCTACATTTTTCCGTTTATCAGCAAGGTATTTTGCCAGCTTCACAGCAACAGTAGTTTTTCCGCTTCCCGGACTGCCCCACACCGCTAATACCTGGGGAGCTATTTCAGTATCACTTTTCTCAGAAAGCCCGCCTATGTTCCGGGAGAATATACTCCCTTTTATGAAATTGAGCATTACTCACCCTCACCTTCTTGCATGGCATCTCCAACTGCCATTCCTGTATTATTAGATTCATTGCTTTCCCCTGCTTTGGGTTCCGTATTTATAGTTGCTTTTTGTGTATCTGTTTCCATTTCTTTTTCTGTCTTTTTATCCTTATCAAAGTATAAGTCTTGGATTACCTTGTCCTGATAATCTAAAAACTTTTCAGCATTTTCCTTGATGCCACGGTACACAAGTGAAAGGTGCAGCTTTCCGTCCGATTCCAATGCTGCAAGGGTTTTACTCTGTACTGCAGAAACCAGAAGGGTTACAGTGCTTGGAAGCTCCTTTTCTTTGTTACCTGTCTGCTTCTCCGTATTTTCACTTGTATTGGTGTCATAGCCTGTGCTTGCAGTAACACCTATAACCTCCACATACTGAAGCTCCTCCGGTATAACGGCTGTTCCTTGATTTTTGTAATCCGGAGCTATGACCGAGACTATATCACCCGACATCAGCTTTCCCGAAAGTCCGCTGGCAAAGCTTCCGACTGTAACGGACATTGCCTGCTTTTCACCGTTTAAGCTGTACAAATATGAGTTTTCAGCGGCAGGGGCAGCCGACAGCTTTGTATTAAATATATAGTCACCAGTCTTCATGTCTGCTGACGCATATTTGCCAATAGCATCATCCTTATTTTTAATCACACCTGACGGGAGATTATAGCTGCCCACCTCAACAATCTGCACCATATTCCCGGTGATTTTGTCACCAGCTTTTATATCCCGTGAGACACGTACAATTTTTGTTCTTTGAGAAATGCTTGAGTTAAAAAGAGGTGTAACTGCAAAACAGATTACAAGTGACAGCAATATGCAAATTACACCGAGAACAGTTCGATTTTTTAAAATATTCATAGAGTAATGCCTCCTGTATTAATTAAATATGCTGCGATACAGCCTATTGATAAAAAGGGTGCAAGAGGGAACGCCTTCTGCCGTTCTCTCTTACGAAGTCTTTGTAGTATTGCATAAGCAGCATAAAAAAGAAGCATTGCAGTAAGACCGATAATCATTGCTGCTATGCTTCCACCTATACCGAGAACAACCCCTGTTGCTGCCGTCAGCTTGATATCTCCGCCCCCTATTTTCCCACCCATAAGTGCAGCTACTAAAAATGGAAGTGCTGAAAAACAGCCAAACAGTCTTGAAGGCTCAAAGCATATTAAGCCTGTAAGAACAACACCTATACATATTGTGTCTGGAATTATTCGTTTTTTAACGTCAAAGACAGATGCTGTCATAAGAAGTGCTATAAAAAGGGCTGCCTGGAGAACAAACAGCAGACCGCCCTGACCAATACAATTATCCTGCATAATTGAACATCTCTTTTATACGCTGTGTAAGTGTCGGCAGGATGGTACTGCCAAATAAAGTATACAGTCCTGCAAGAATCAATGCTCCTATCACTACCGCTATTAAAATCTTGATTGCGGTATCAACAAAGCCTTCACCGGACTGGGATTGAAGGACATTCCTCAAATTCAGCACCGCGTTGATTTGATTTAATACTGCCTTTCGCATAATTTACTACCTCCAGTATTTTTTAATTAATAATCAGTATGGATGCTTTCTTCTGTTCAACTCATCTGTATACCGTGTTCCTCCTGCGTTTGTACTTGGGTATATTGTGCTGATTTCTGTCCCTGTATTAGTGCCTGATGGTATGCATTTATGACTGCATCGTTCAGCTGCTGTCTGAATGCAGCTGTTACAGGAAAGCATATGTCCTTGTATTCTCCGTTTCCCGCCTTATAGCTTGGCATAGCTACAAACATTCCCCTGCTGCTTTCCATCACCTTAACATTCCGTATTGCGAAGCAGTCATTTAGATTGATCGATGCAGTTGCCCTGATGCTGCCCTCTGGACGGATAGATCCGATTTTTACATCTACCTTCATTTGAGGAGACTGCACTGTATTTTGGGAAATATCTGTTTGAAAGTTTCCTGTTTTCTTCATTTCTTTTTTCCTCCTACTTTAATTTTTTAGAGTACAAAAAAACAGCCTATTAGCTGTTTACCTAACTTATAGCTTCATTGATTGTCTGTTTTGCTGCTCCTGCTCCTTAAAATCAATTTCCTTGAACCCGAAGCTGTCAACGTAGTGGAATGTGCTGTCCTTGCTGCTGTAAAGCTCAATAACATCCGATATTGACAAGCTGTGTCCGCTATATCCATCCGGATGACAAACATTGAATTTTTCGTAGATGGACTCAAGGTCATTGGTTTCCAGATGCCCGTCATATACAACATTGTAGTTTTCAAGCTTTGGCTCACCGAAGTTTTTTATGAGCTCATCGTAGCCAATAAATTTCATTAATACATTTACATCCGGCTTCAGCTGATAAATACGGCAGCTTTTCAGCACCGGTATACTTCCGTCAATATTAGGCCTACTGTTTGCCAGCTTATCATACACTCCATTTGTCCACTCTACCTCCATCTTTCTTTCCTTTAAAAGGTAATCCCTTATTTCCTTACACTGAAATATTGTATCAACTACTGCTTTTTCTCCTTCTACATATCCGGCAGTGTTTCCATAGAACATTATTCTGTCGTTTTTTATGCTGATTCCCTTCATTCTGCCCCTCCCTTCATCATGGTTCAATATTTATTCAAAATAATAGGATACTGAGTAGGTGATGTTACTCTTGTTGTACATACAGTCATGATTTGTATAATAGTAGAATTCAAGTTGCGAATACACTCCTGCTGTAAGCTTCTGGCTGAGGGTAATCCCATTTGCTATAGATTGATAATCCAACTGATCCCAAGTATCGGTCAAAATATTATAGCCTCGCACACGTCCATAGTCACTGCCTGAATGTCCTAAAACAGGCGGAACAGAAAAGGTATACTCCGTAATTGTTGCACATTCTATTCCCTTTTCAACTATCACTGACTCAGGCCCACTCAGTGTCATTCCTCCGCCGTTGTTTGAATCGGCAACAAAGAAAACTATTGCTGCCCATGGAGATTCCATTCCTGTTGAATCCACAGCCTTAACACGTATGGTATTTCTACCCAGAGGGTATGCTGAGGTCTCAGCTTGTCTGCCCTCCCATACATAGGTAATAGTATCACCGTCTAAATCTGTTGACGCTGCTGTTATGGTTATAGGTTTATTTGGTGCAACACTGTTACCGTCTGGTGTTCTCGTAATTACAGGTGTAGACGGTGCCGAGCCGACAACCTTGAAGTTAATTTCCGTCCAGCTTGAAACAGCCCCGAAGGAATCCTTTGCCCTAACCTTAACAGTATGTGAACCTAAAGGATAATAACCGTCTTCACTCTGGTCTTCATATTCATAGATAACATCATCCCCATCAGGGTCAGTTGCAGATGCTGTAATATTTACAAGGAGCATTTGATCCTTAGCAGTTCTAGTAACTGTTGCATATCCTTCTGGTGCATTGGGAGCTGTATTTGTAACAGCTATATTTTCTGAATACGAAAATATTCTCCCCTCACTGTTCGTAACAGCTGCTGTCAGTGTATAACCTCCGACATCATTTATAGTAATATTCCCGCCATTGTTGCTAAGGCTGCCTGTATAGTCAGTCAAACTGCCATCCTTGGTCAGGGACCAGGTAATATTGCTTTCCTCTAAGCCCGAAACCTCCTCCATAGTGACACTAAAGCTTTCTCCGGTATGTACGGAGGATGGTGCTGCAAATGAACAGATTATATTGGGCTTTATTGATATTGTATTAGATGAAAATGTAAAGGTACGGCTATTTTCATCTGTTACAGAAGCAGTGAGCTTTACTGCAATAGTTTTATTTGTACTTATACGGATTTCACCACCAGTGCTTGTGAGTACATCGCTTGCATACTGTCTGTATGGTACTTCAGGACCTCCGTCAATTGAAATACTCCATACGGCATTCAGCCCCTTAAGTCCGCTTTCTTCAGTGGCTACTGAAACAGCATCTCCGCTGTAAGCTAGCTTAGGGAGGCTTATCTGCATATCAGGTATTGGATATATGGTGATTACTTTACTGCAAGTAAATGCCCTGCCTAGTTTGTCTGTAAAGGTAGCAGTCAGTGCATAGCTGCCCATTTTAGCAAAGGTAATCGTACCGCCATCATCGGAAAGGGTACCGCTGACATGGCTTTCATATTCCTCGGGGTTTCCTCCGTCAGCTGCTATTGACCATTGACATTTAAGGTTATTGAGATTATCTCCGCTCACATTGACGGAAACCGTTTCTCCTGGATAGGCTTTAGCAGGAAGCGTGATATTAATATCGGATACGGGATACACATCTATCCTGCTTTCAGAATTTAAGAGAAACACTCTTCCTGTTTTATCAGTTACCTTGGCTGTAAGCTGATACGTACCTTCCTGCTTGAATTGAATGGTTCCGCCGTCGTTGTCCAGTGTACCGTCAATGTAATCATTCCAATCCAATGGGCCCGACGTGCTTTCTACCAGCCATTCCACTATCAGTCCGTCCATTTCTGCTGTTTGAGTAATTATAATATTGCTGTCTGTATATGCAGTAGCTGGGTACTTAAAAACAAGACTTGGAACAGGATATACTAAAATTCCCTTACCGCAAGCAAAGCTTCTGCCTGTGGCATCGGTGACAGTGGCAGTAATTGCATAGCTACCCTTTTCCTTAAAAGTTATGCTTCCTCCCGTACTGGTAAGGCTTCCGTCAATAATTTTGTCTATTGCTGTCTCCTTGCCATCCTTTGTTGCAGTCCACACTACATCAAGGCCGTCAAGCTTCGGAGCAATCGTAATATTGACCACTTTATCCGTATGAGTGTATTCGGGAAGGTCAAATTCGGGGCTGATTACTGGATAGACTAAAATCTCCTTACTGCAAGTAAAGCTCCTACCTGTTGTATCCGTGACAGTCGCAGTAAGTGCATAGGTGCCCTTTTCTTTAAAAGTAATGCTTCCTCCAGAATTGGTTAGACTCCCATCAATGACGGTGTCTAGTGCTTCATCCTTTCCTTCTTTTGTTACACTCCACACAATGTCAACATCGTTAAACTCTGGATTAACCGTGATATTGATTGTTTCATCTATATAACTGTATTCCGAAAGGTCAAATTTAGGGATAAACACCGGATACACTGTTATACCTTTTGAACATTTCGTTTCTCTGCCGCTATAGTTTTCGGTAATAGCTGTAAGGGTATATTTTCCACTTTCCTTGAATGTGATTTTCCCTCCACTTTGAGACAATGAACCTTTTATTACCTGTGAAATATCGACAGGGACCTGTACTCCATCCTCAGTTTCCTTGGCAAGAGACCATTTAAGTGTCTGAGCGTATTGGGTAATAGGTGATATGCTGATTTCTGTGTCAGTATGTGCCGTATTCGACAATTCAAAATCTATCTGAGCATCAGGGTAGCTGTTAGGGCTGCTGCTTGCCCCGCTTCCATAATCATCTGAACCGTCGATAGGCGGTACTTCGTTCCCAAGCTTTTGGTTTTGTCTCATCTGGTTATCGATCAGCTGGAACGCTTCCGCCCTTGTGGCTTCGCTCTTCGGCCGAAGAGTGTTATCAGGATATCCGGCTATAATATTGTTTTGCTTTGCAATTATTACATAGCCCCTGTCTGCTCTGCTTATATCAGCCTCGTCTGCAAAGCCTGTATTGTCGTTAGTTCTTTTAGCTTCATCACTCTTTCCACTTGCTCTTACCATCATCCTTATAATTTCAATACGGGTAATCGGCTTATCAGGCTTGAAGTTTCCTTCATAATCCGCCTTTGCAATAATACCGCTTTGAACTAGGGCCTTGATGCTCCTCTCAGACCAGTGGTGATAGATGTCATTAAAGGGCTGAGATTCTTCTGATTTTGACGTGTCAAGTCCCAAGCTTTTTGCCAGAATAGAAGCAAACTGACCTCGTGTGACAATTCCATCAGGTCTTACTGTTCCGTCAGGATAGCCGCTGATTACATCTTTTGTGGCTAGACGGGTGATCGCCTTCTCTGACCAATGGTTTACTGCATCGGGGAACTGCTTAGCACTGGAGTAAGCATTGCCAATCATTAGAAAACAAAAAACAAGTACCATAATACAAACATTTTTACCCTTCCATTTCATAACCTTATTTCCTTTCTGAAGTTTTAATAAAAAAAGCCATGTCCGTTTTTCTTTCTGACTCTGACTCTGGCTCTGTTTTCTGTGTTTATTTTTTACATTTTTATACCTTAAAGCTTGATATTCATCCCTCCATCCTGTTGTCCTAACAGAAATTTATCTATAACCTCCTGAGACGGATAAATTACTTTTCCCTTTAGCATTTCAAATACACAGAAATCATTCCGGTCGCATATCATTACCCTATGCTGATAGTCCTTCTGCATTTCTATGTACTCCATAGCCTCCTTTTCATCAGCCAGCCACACGCCAGCGGAATATCTTCCGTCCGGCAGGAAACTATAACCGCTGTACTTAGGCTC
This genomic stretch from Ruminiclostridium cellulolyticum H10 harbors:
- a CDS encoding type II/IV secretion system ATPase subunit, yielding MKSKRQKNPRVHSPKNNSVRLAGYTEDFTSIKDASVSQADQRVLTQYIADNQKLFFGSKDCFRDFSEVLQEVQEYISSKYSTLIIEGGKDEVKDQIKRYIAKYLQDYRIAVKGMSDQQLIDSLYTEMAEFSFLTKYIFGTGIEEVDINAWNDIEIQYSNGSTVKLEEHFDSPEHAVNVIRRMLHVSGMVLDNASPAILGHLSKNIRIAVLKTPLVDEDVGVSASIRIVNPQSMVKQDFVDGGTATDEMLDFLSECLRYGISVCVAGATSSGKTTVAGWLLTTIPDNKRIFTIENGSRELALVRKRDGKIVNSVIHTLTRSSDNEKQNIDQDMLLDMALRFNPEIICVGEMRSSEAYTAQESARTGHTVLTTIHSNSCEATWRRMATLCKRKYDINDDTLMALVTEAFPIVVFTKQLENKQRRMMEIKECEIRADGMRCFRTLYRFNITENRIENGKLLINGHHKKEQQISQSLQKRFLENGMPQEVLNLILKGQYPDPKGVKS
- a CDS encoding AAA family ATPase produces the protein MLNFIKGSIFSRNIGGLSEKSDTEIAPQVLAVWGSPGSGKTTVAVKLAKYLADKRKNVALLLCDMTAPMLPCICPPTDLECEKSLGSILAAARITDTLIKQNCITHRKEKYLTMIGMLKGENVFTYPPYNGELAKELIECVRRIVPYVIIDCSSTIATDILSAVSLMEADSVLRLVNCDLKSVSYLSSQLPLLNDNSWNAEKQYKTASNIKNGEAGESIESVLGNTVFKIPHSDELENHFLEGDLFQELVLKDSRGFRREIRKISKEVFGV
- the cpaB gene encoding Flp pilus assembly protein CpaB — translated: MNILKNRTVLGVICILLSLVICFAVTPLFNSSISQRTKIVRVSRDIKAGDKITGNMVQIVEVGSYNLPSGVIKNKDDAIGKYASADMKTGDYIFNTKLSAAPAAENSYLYSLNGEKQAMSVTVGSFASGLSGKLMSGDIVSVIAPDYKNQGTAVIPEELQYVEVIGVTASTGYDTNTSENTEKQTGNKEKELPSTVTLLVSAVQSKTLAALESDGKLHLSLVYRGIKENAEKFLDYQDKVIQDLYFDKDKKTEKEMETDTQKATINTEPKAGESNESNNTGMAVGDAMQEGEGE
- a CDS encoding prepilin peptidase translates to MQDNCIGQGGLLFVLQAALFIALLMTASVFDVKKRIIPDTICIGVVLTGLICFEPSRLFGCFSALPFLVAALMGGKIGGGDIKLTAATGVVLGIGGSIAAMIIGLTAMLLFYAAYAILQRLRKRERQKAFPLAPFLSIGCIAAYLINTGGITL
- a CDS encoding DUF6133 family protein yields the protein MRKAVLNQINAVLNLRNVLQSQSGEGFVDTAIKILIAVVIGALILAGLYTLFGSTILPTLTQRIKEMFNYAG
- a CDS encoding SpoVG family protein, producing MKKTGNFQTDISQNTVQSPQMKVDVKIGSIRPEGSIRATASINLNDCFAIRNVKVMESSRGMFVAMPSYKAGNGEYKDICFPVTAAFRQQLNDAVINAYHQALIQGQKSAQYTQVQTQEEHGIQMS
- a CDS encoding YodL domain-containing protein encodes the protein MKGISIKNDRIMFYGNTAGYVEGEKAVVDTIFQCKEIRDYLLKERKMEVEWTNGVYDKLANSRPNIDGSIPVLKSCRIYQLKPDVNVLMKFIGYDELIKNFGEPKLENYNVVYDGHLETNDLESIYEKFNVCHPDGYSGHSLSISDVIELYSSKDSTFHYVDSFGFKEIDFKEQEQQNRQSMKL
- a CDS encoding S-layer homology domain-containing protein, producing MKWKGKNVCIMVLVFCFLMIGNAYSSAKQFPDAVNHWSEKAITRLATKDVISGYPDGTVRPDGIVTRGQFASILAKSLGLDTSKSEESQPFNDIYHHWSERSIKALVQSGIIAKADYEGNFKPDKPITRIEIIRMMVRASGKSDEAKRTNDNTGFADEADISRADRGYVIIAKQNNIIAGYPDNTLRPKSEATRAEAFQLIDNQMRQNQKLGNEVPPIDGSDDYGSGASSSPNSYPDAQIDFELSNTAHTDTEISISPITQYAQTLKWSLAKETEDGVQVPVDISQVIKGSLSQSGGKITFKESGKYTLTAITENYSGRETKCSKGITVYPVFIPKFDLSEYSYIDETINITVNPEFNDVDIVWSVTKEGKDEALDTVIDGSLTNSGGSITFKEKGTYALTATVTDTTGRSFTCSKEILVYPVISPEFDLPEYTHTDKVVNITIAPKLDGLDVVWTATKDGKETAIDKIIDGSLTSTGGSITFKEKGSYAITATVTDATGRSFACGKGILVYPVPSLVFKYPATAYTDSNIIITQTAEMDGLIVEWLVESTSGPLDWNDYIDGTLDNDGGTIQFKQEGTYQLTAKVTDKTGRVFLLNSESRIDVYPVSDINITLPAKAYPGETVSVNVSGDNLNNLKCQWSIAADGGNPEEYESHVSGTLSDDGGTITFAKMGSYALTATFTDKLGRAFTCSKVITIYPIPDMQISLPKLAYSGDAVSVATEESGLKGLNAVWSISIDGGPEVPYRQYASDVLTSTGGEIRISTNKTIAVKLTASVTDENSRTFTFSSNTISIKPNIICSFAAPSSVHTGESFSVTMEEVSGLEESNITWSLTKDGSLTDYTGSLSNNGGNITINDVGGYTLTAAVTNSEGRIFSYSENIAVTNTAPNAPEGYATVTRTAKDQMLLVNITASATDPDGDDVIYEYEDQSEDGYYPLGSHTVKVRAKDSFGAVSSWTEINFKVVGSAPSTPVITRTPDGNSVAPNKPITITAASTDLDGDTITYVWEGRQAETSAYPLGRNTIRVKAVDSTGMESPWAAIVFFVADSNNGGGMTLSGPESVIVEKGIECATITEYTFSVPPVLGHSGSDYGRVRGYNILTDTWDQLDYQSIANGITLSQKLTAGVYSQLEFYYYTNHDCMYNKSNITYSVSYYFE